Part of the Thunnus albacares chromosome 11, fThuAlb1.1, whole genome shotgun sequence genome, AAATAAGTCTGATACTGTTCTCTACTTAAGTTTCATTTACCAGTCTCAACATGTACTTGTTAGAAATCTATTCAATGATACAAGTATCCCTTGGCAAATAATATGGTGTGTGCCAACATCTTTTTGCTGTTCTgcagacatcaaaactatgaacATACAAAAAGCACAAGTGAAAATAATGACAGGATACAAAAAGACATAAGCAGGtagccataaaaaaaaagagaaaatggtaCATGAAGACACGAAAGGTTAAAATGGAGGTATGTTGACGAAAGGTTGTTCAGCTGCACTGCAGTTTCATTTCAATTCTTTGACCTCATGTGTTAACCACAAAGACGTCCACACAGTCATCATGAGTCATTTCATTACAATTCCGTTTCCCTTTTTCCCAGTTTGCTTCAGTTTGCTTCTGTTGGGAGCTACTGCTTCCCCAACCCTATAATATGGGACCAGTGATAAAGTGGACATATGGACCAGCAGTGTGTGTTCCACTTTCCAAAATTCAGCAATTCACAGATggtaaactatttaaaaaacattttaaaattcttgaTTGTCTTGGCAAAAATCATTCTCATTCCTTCCCTCTTGGTGTCATATGTTgtaattgtcaaaaaaaaaatggcacagGGGGTTCCCTCCAAaccttaaatatatatatacagtactgtgcaaaagttttaggaactttagatgtttagattcttatcccGTATGGGAGGCCTCTGATCAGTCCCATATTTATTGTGCAGCATGACAACAGTATATTTACAGTCACCTTAAACTTTTTGCGGGAGTGAAAAAGCCAGTCTAATAGAAATACAGTTACGGGCAATGGGTTAAATCATTAAGCACCTGTACACAGCAGTATATAGCTGCCTTCACATTTTCTGTACACATTCTGTAAATATCTGCATTACATGATTCACATTTCTGACTGAATTTTAGCATCACAGTTCCCTGATACAGTTAGATCACACATCTATCAATCTATTTTTGTTGTGTGATGATTTCAGTAATTTTTTGTACATTGTTTGTGACTGAGATGCTAACTTCTCACATTTAaatttataatttcattttgtgACACCTGCCTATAAACATCCACAAATGTTCACGAAATAGAAATCCTTTTGATAAACACAACATTCCACAGGCGTCGTGAACACAGGGTGTAACCTGTCAGTGAGTCTTTGTTGGCAGGATGCCACATTCATGACAAACCACTATTCAGAGGAAAAATCTTTAACACTGTTGTTTTACTTTCTCTTGGGTCATTGCAATCGTCAGGGTACAGAGGTTATCAGTCACCGTTCCTGTTATCCTTGATTAGCCCCtttatcaaagaaaaacacatggaaaaacaaataGCACTTAGTCACCCTGTGACAGCAATAAAAGTTGTGCAACTCTGGTTTAACAAACAATACTTCAGTGCAGTGTGGCAAATTCACCTTAGATGAAGATCTCTGATATCAGGGAAAATCCAAGCGTCACCACAACAGGAATGCTTTTCCAGTGTGTCATGGAGCTGACAGATCctgtgaaaaatgaagaaaattgcaaaaaatatGACACTGTAAATGACTAAGTGATTTCTTTTACTTACTAATTTGATTTCACAGACTTTATTTTACACATACTAAACAATAATTACTTTTTAAGGGGTTTTAATGTATGTGTAGTAATATGCCTGTTCTAAGCTAAGAGGATTCATGGGCTGTATGTAATTCCCATCCCCAGCAAGAATGTATAATGAGTTGTAGGTAATGTGCTACTCTGTTTCAACCAACTATCTGCTGTGAACCAttttcaaacctcacctgagattctgtaGCTGTcctttcagtttgtggatttggGCAACACAACTCAAGAATTCATGACAGAGTCACAGTGACGTGatctttaaatcatctcaaaaacttctacttgtattgtttttcatttaactcATGGCAACTTATGGCAAGATCTTTCAGAGCTAACCTGTGGGTGGGTTGCTGGTCTGCTTAGACTGCCTCTGATGGGACtttcctacaaaaaaaacaaaaaaaaagataccaaaCATTCATATGAAATGAGTAAGCTGAAAGTTAAGTGTTGCCATCTCTCATCTCCCATTTCCCATGACCTGCTCTTTGCCATACCACAtgttgcagaaaacacacaaacctgccAACTCTGGATAGAGCTTACCAAGAAACACTATGTGACGTTAAAATGGTGAGATTCATTGATtggtaaaaatattggtagCAACACCCTGACACTGGTAGGGACACGTTCGCCCACCTGACAAACACTGAAACCTGCTAACAAGAGAAGACTTGAAGTAAAATgcatgagtgaatgaatgatcaAATACTTTGGTATgcataatgaatgaatgactcaCCAGATAAGTTTAGATTTACGATGTAACGGTTGTATTCCTCTTCTatgtaaaaaatgcatttgtatttCCCCTGGTCATCCTCTGTGATGTTGGTTAGGAGAATAGAGCAGTTTTCTCTGTTCTCAGCCACAAACGTTTGGATCCTGCCCTCATATCTATTAAGGGAGTTTCGAGTGATCTCATCATATTGGAAAACCAGAGTCGTTTTTGGTGGTTTCTCCATCTGCCACTTAAACACCTTGTTTGAATTTCTGTTGGGGCAGGAACATGGCAGAAGGACACTGTCTTCCAAGATGCCATTGATAGTTTTCTCCTCTTCCCCTAGAAAATGTAAATAGGAattagtttttttcccccaattcagttttattcataCAGTGCCAAATCATtacaaaagttatctcagggcacttttcacatagagcaggtctgaCAAAATGTCTGATACATCAGGGCTAGACCCAAATGCACGACTCACACAGTCAGAATTTCCAAAAAACAAAGTCTTTACTAGGCAGATTCGATACACGGACAGGCAGTCAGAGAAGGCAACCAGACACAAAGAGCTAGGAAGAGACagagtcaaaacaaaaaacagatctGGGGTCAAAAAAACATGGAAGGCTATAAGTGGGAGAATAGTGCTGGAATGCTTGCGAAAGAGGCTGAGATGAACTGGCACAGGGAGCAGGGATCACACATACTAAATAGACAAGGAGAGTGAGTGCAATGAGAAACAGGTGAGAGGTGAGAGGAGAGTTAGataccaaaataaaacaggaacagcAGAATTAAAGACAGGTTGAGACATGACAATGTCTAGATCGTACTGTTTAATTTATAGAGACCAAACAAGTCCCCCATAAGCAAGCACTTGGGGACAGCTGCAAGGAAGAACTACCCCTTTGATCAACCCACTCAGTTCTCAGACtcttcaatttttttctttctgtagtccaccatccacacacacacatacaccgaTGTCATTCGTTTTATGATGTCTGTCTTTGCATGTTTCCCTTTTTTGCTGATTTTATTATAAACACATTAGCAATGTGTTTACTTTAGAAGGAATGTCTCTTATTTGGTGTTGTAAATGTCAAACAATGATGATGACCAAATGGCCTCAGctgttactctctctctctcactcgccTTTCTCTGTGTGTCGTAACTGCCAAAGATATTTACAAATTCATGTGAAAGTCATGTCCTAAACTAAATTTCCTCAATTTGAGCTAATTACTGTGCAGATTTTACAAACTTGACCTTATTCTGATTCTCTCCAATCAAACACAACTGCATAGTTGCTTCTCACCGGACATTGCAGAGTCTTGCTTTGTTTGCATTTCTGTTCAAGTGCacaaataaagagagagaggtattTATTATTGCAACAGTGCAAAAAATGTGACCTAAATATTACTTCCACTGATATCCACCAAATAACATAGTTTGGTTTCAAATGagacaaacattcattttttggtgtaattaattaaaactaatGGACAAACATGTATCATGTTCAATAACTTGATCATTAATCTGGATGTGCAAGCagtaaaagctttttaaaattcctCATGAGGATTTGCTTTTTTGGGGGGGCGGGTTGATTTTTTATAGACCTACAGGAGAGATAACATGTTTAAGTGAGAATCTAAATACAACCATGGTGAGAACACTTATTTTCAGTATaacaagatgttaaaagacagacacaaaaaagtaacataaaattaaaaccactgaaTCTTAAAAATCAAATCAGTACACCTTCATACAACACaggtcaaatacattttcattcataacCTGTTACCAAACTCCTCAAGTAAGacaaaacaatgagaaaaaacacTCTCTTATAATACATGACAATGGTTTGTTGGATTGATGTGGTTGATGCGTCAAAGACTTTAAATCATTTTGGATTAATAGTAAAACCTTGATCATACGTCTCTTAACAGAGTAGCTACCTCTTCTGTTAACATAATTGACTACAGATGTGATTTGGTGGTTCCCTTGTCATGCCTAACAGTTTATGTTGGACTTTCAACCACGCCTTTAAAATGATGATCAATGATGGCTCACTGCCAAGTAGTGTTGCAAGATTTTGGCTTAAAAAAACCTCAAGTgataaaacaaggaagtgcctcaatgttacatttttgctgaaactatttcaaaacagcatttttttcccaTTACTATAAATCTTTGTTGCTAGTTGAATAAAGATTTTCACAGATGTTCACAATCATCTATTTCCTCAGTTAAATCTAACAAATGCTCATAAAGGTTATTTAATCTATCACTGAATATACCCTTCACCTCTTACAAGAAAACATAAAGTTTGTGTTATGCATGTTTTTTAATAGTGGGAGACCTGTTCTCAATGTTGGTAAGCCATATATTGTAACAGTCAAATCTAAACGGACTTTTGCTTTACTTTTGCAAAAAACAAATGGTCAATGAGACAGGAATAGAAAAGGTAACATAAAGCAATCACACAAGATGACAACCTCTCAAATATTGTCACACAGGGTTTGCAATGCGTCATACACCGCCTACCCTTAATGTTTAACTCCATATTACTGCTGTAGTAGTGTGAATCATGTGATAGCTCACCTGAGGCAATTAACACCATTAACAAGACCAGGAAAGTCCTCATGTTGCACTCTGATGGTTCCGCGATCTCTTGAAGAATATGCTGcgtgaaaataataataattcgTCACGCTGTTCAAGTAGACTATCTTGAAATCCCGAACCACGAGCAGTTCAGCAGTCCATGTGCGACCTGCCTCTGTCAGTCTTAGAGGAAGTGTGGAATTATTTCCAAGTCCAACACTAATAGTAGCGGATATGAAGACTCATTTCCGGTAATGCCCAAACTGATAGGACATTATCATACAAGAGAATATTACTTTTTCCCAATATGTCGTCATTGAGATTTTCTGTGTAACTACACAAttagtgtgtttacatgctcataacacacaactacacacataTGACTAGAAACTGTTGATACtgctgtggtggaagaagtattcacaccctttacttcagtaaaagtactaatacagcagGGTAAAAACACTCAATTACAGGTAAAAGTCCCACATGAAACAtcttacttcagtaaaagtacataagtattaacagcaaaatatagttaaagtataaatctgatttttggtgaaatattggatcatttgaacatttattgaaatgagaCCATGTGAGAAGGTTAGAgggaaaatcactatttggtggagctgttaactcatagacatctgaaatgtgaccccgactacacactgctttctgtaagacgtcaaaagtcaaaaaacaatgtgttgaattttaaaagcttgttccattttgtcaaatcttcatctgaaaagtgactaaagctgtcaaataaatgtagtggagtggaagtataaagtagtatcaaatggaaatacacgAGTAAAgtaagtacctcaaaattactCAGTAGcctacttgagtaaatgtacctCACCACTGGAACACTGTTAGAATCTTATAAACAGGAATATGAATTACCTGGTTTCTCATTTTCCGTGTGAACTTTGCCGCATCCAGATTCAGATGAAAACCAGGATAGTTTGTGACTACTTATTACATGTCTGCGTGGACGGAGACGCCCCCCcattccccctcctcctcctcctacgcTGCCCACTCCCCCGCCCCCATCCAAACACATCCCTACGGTCCAGCTTCACTCCGTCACCGTCAGGAGCTAAACTGGGAGGGATATAAGCGGGATCGCGACGCTTCATCTGCCGCGACACACATAACCACctgctgtaatattttttttctaacgGAAAAATCGTGAACAAAACGGGAGTACTGGATACCGGGAGGACGGCATGGGAGAACACACGGCGTTTCTGCTGTTACTGGTGGCGACCTTGACGCTCTCATCCGAGGTGAGTACAACGGAGAAAATCTCCGCCTGTGGTGGAGAGAGAGTGTCGGTGAGTCCGGACTGGCTGAACTCATCTGAGGGCCTGTGGCTACAGCAAGCACCAAACTGACCACAGTGTCAACCACCGTGTCACAGCTGAATAATGACTTGCTAGAATAACggttaaaatataaatgttacagCTATTGCGTAGGCTGTAACGCTCCACCGGTGTAACGGTAACAACAGTGCTGCTACCAATATTTATTACTGGGTTTGCCGAGGCCCACACTCCGATTGAATCAGTAACTAGGTGTTAAATTGAATTTTCCCAgatagtttttaacatttttgtcataGAAGTCCATCAATGTGCCAGGTGTACGGTGTATACAGATTTACTGCGCACAATTAGCAAGCCAGTAATGTTAGCAATGCTACCAAGGCCTACCGTTAGATGTCAGTGATTGACAACTTGGTTCTGCCATGTTGGACTTGTTTTTGTCCGAGGAGTTTTCTTTAACCCCCCTCATAGCTGTTACAGTAGTGaagttctggttttctttcCTATTACTGGTTGGATAGCTGTGTTAAGTCACCTAACTAGTGCAGTTAAAAGGGTTTAggaagctaacattagctagcttTTACCAGAAAATTAAACGGATTGGCATGGCAACCGCTATAGACTAACATAGcgtcatttgtttgtttagtttgtccCGTTAGACCGTTACAGACACAGTTTGACCTTTTAAACTGTTACACCCACAGTCTGTCCCTTTAAACTGTTACAGCCTCAGTCTGTCCTTTTAAACCGTTACAGCCATAGTCTGTCCTTTTGAACTGTTACAACCACCGTTTGTATTTACAAACCATTATCAGGGATTTGAACGGGTTTGTCCTTTAAACCGTTATTATGTAGGCTGGTATTGCTGAGGAGAATGGTAAAAGGATGCAGTCTTTTTTTAGTTtgacacaagcaagatggcgcctgcagcttgctgctgctgcgctggaccagagaaaaacacacagctcaGGTCCAGCTGAAAATAAGATGAAAAGGGCCTGTTTCGCAATATGCAACTCATTACATGCACACTGCTGTTTCCTCATTGCCTTTCTGGATTAAGAGATGCAATTAACTAATGGAAAGTGTTACTACATTGCAGGCTCAATATAATAACACACCCACTGTAGCTTTCCCAGCCAGACCCCCTGCGTGCTGCAGTGGATGTCTCTACAGAAGAGTTATACAGGACACACCATTTGATGTAGCATTCAAGAACTTTCCCCTGCTAATATCACCATATATACATATGATAGTATGTGATACTGTAGCTCTACTATTTAGTGTCATTCAAGAGTACGTTCGTAGAAATTTTTATCATACTTGGTTGTATTTTTATCTCCTATTACTATGCTATTCCTGTTATATTCCTGCTGAcatatatttggtatttttgatAAACCATTGTTCTTAAAGTTCATATGTAGTCTGGCGACTTATTATTTATCCAGCCATTGTTTTGGACCTCTGCAATTCCACCTCTGTGCTGCATGTTTTGTCACCTGCAGGCTGAGTCATGATAGGAAGTCACACAGGCCCTGCAGCAGCAATACCTAAATGTGGTAACCTTTTTGCACTGGCATGCCCTGCTGCCACTTTCCCTTATAATCACAAGGAGTGCCTTGAGCTTATTCTTTTATCTAGACCAAGTCAAGCTGGTTAAGTGAGTGTGATTGTGGATTAACCAACACAGCAACAATTTCCTGGCTATccctttctcattttttaaaaaaagaacgtTACTGGAGATACAGGAACCAGTGATATGTGAAGAATAGgataatattgatatttatgtGGTTTGAAGCAGCCGTGGGCCAACCATTATCAGCTGACATCTCATCACATAttctttaaataacattttgttttatattctgtAGCCTGTAAAATCATATTCCCACAAGACTCACTGTGTTCAGCTGGGCGTTGGTTCATGCACCCACTGCTTACTGCTGCAgtttctgttttactgtttagGTTTAAACAGAACAAGATGGATGTGCCATATGATGCAAGGCACCCAAAGGACAAAATTGAATAGCACAGTATTGATGGATATATCCTGACTCACAGGAGGCAAATGACATGCAGAACTTGACAAGCAAGCACAGCATCAAGTCTGAATTTGTCATTTATAGATTGGATGGCTTGGTGGCTAACATATTGCAACATCAGTCTTTTCTGATGTCTGCCAGAAAAATAAAGGGTCCCCAGAACTCAAAACATCAAGACTCCCTCCAATTATTCCCCCAAACacaaaggaagaagaaacaataaGTGCAGACAGCTATGTCCTATTCAACAGTAGAAGACTTAGACCACGTCATTTGAAAGAAAAGGTTGTTTGCACCTCATATTGGTTCACAGCTGGATTTTAATAGTCAGTGGTTCTTGGagtttctctcatctttttgtCTCACTTTCACTGCTCTGCACTTTCTCTAATATAGGAATTGAATAAAACTTTACTGAGCTTAAAAGACAGGCTAACAAGGGGCACATGTGCCGCCCTGTGACTGTAATGCTCAGCTTTCTGGCCAAAGGGCTTAAAGGGATGAATAGCGTATCTTGCCTGGATTATGCTTAAACcagtgtttatatatttatataataactTAAATGTGCAGTGCTATAGTGTAATTCATAGAGGCATATATCCTCACAAATTGTTAATCCCAATACCACATAGAAAAACAGATGTATCTGCAGGATTGTATGTGAGAAGAAGCAGAATAAAATGAGAGGGTCTAAATATACATAAACTGTATCTGGAGGTATTTATTGTTAAACTATACTTGAGCAAGTTTGGTATAAACAATCCTCATCGttgtcctctctttctccttgtttGTCCAGGTGCCTGCTGATGACTCTGTGGGTTTGCTAACTGAGCCCCAGGTGGCCATGTTCTGTGGGAAGCTTAACATGCACATCAACGTGCAGAGTGGCAAATGGGAATCTGACCCCTCTGGCACCAAGAGCTGCATTGGCACCAAGGAGGGCATCCTGCAGTACTGCCAAGAGGTATTTAAACGGAGCCAGAGAGTACTGCGGAGACGGAGAAACTGTGACggaaggaaagacagaaaggcaGGTTAtgtagtaaaaataaagaatataacAATCTCTCTCTTTTATGCAGGTGTATCCAGAGTTGCAGATCACAAATGTCGTGGAGGCCAACCAGCCCGTCAGCATCCAGAACTGGTGCAAGAAAGGCCGCAAGCAATGCCGCAGTCACACACATATTGTGGTGCCATACCGCTGCCTGGGTAAGCAGCTTTAATGAAACAGGTGTATGTTACTGAGCATGAATATGTGTGTAATGATGCACATGTAAATGGATAAATACTGTACCTGTAAACAACCAAAGCATGTGTCTGTTGCAGTGGGGGAGTTTGTGAGTGATGCCCTGCTAGTTCCTGACAAGTGTAAGTTCCTGCACCAGGAGCGTATGGACCAGTGTGAGAGTCACCTGCACTGGCACACTGTAGCCAAAGAGGTGAGCCTTCTGTCTCATTGTATGAGCCTCATATTAAATGTATGTTATGCTTGCACCCACATGTGGATATCTGCTAGTagcctttttcttttcacttgttttctgCCTTCTCCATCTGGTCTTCTGTAAGCTCCTGCTGAATGACTCAGCACTCCTTAATTACACCCCAACCCCCACTCATATCTACTGTCAACCTTCTCTGCCACTTTGTTCTGATTTGTGTTCCtttcatcctcttttttttcactgttcattAATGTGCAGTCACCCATGAAGAccattataataaataatccGCACATCAGAGTTACAGCACTAGTGTGGGGCCACGGTCCTTATCTCCAGTTACCAAGGTTTACCACAATAAGCTCTCGAAAGGATTGAAATGATTGAATGTTGTGTGGTTTCATTGTGATGCTGTTTACATGTGAGCCATAGAAATGCTGTAGGaagttattattatgattaatgGCTTTTTATTAAAATTAGTCCTGCGGAGACCGCTCCATGAATCTCCATGACTATGGGATGCTGTTACCATGTGGTATTGACCGTTTCCGCGGGGTGGAATTTGTCTGCTGTCCGCCGGAGGCGGAGCGAGAGTCAGATAGTGTCGAGCTAGACGGGGAGGAGTCAGACGTCTGGTGGGGCGGAGCTGAGACTGAATACACCGATAACAGGTATCATCATTCGTTGACATTCATCGCcacggagacacacacacacttaacgaTACAAAGACTGAACCAACCGCTCTCTCCACAGCATGTCGCGTCAGGCAGACACAGAGCCCGCCACCactgaagatgatgaagacGAGGACGAAGAGGCAGAGACTTTTGAAAGGGATGAGAATGGAGATGGCGATGAAGacgaggaagacgaggaggacGAGGAAGACGAGGACGACGACGTGACCAGCGAACGGGATAGCGATGAGCGCAGCGCTAACATCGCCATgacaaccaccaccaccaccaccactgaaTCAGTTGAGGAAGTCGTTCGAGGTAAGAAATCAAGAGAGAGGAGCTcgttcatttgttttgtttacatgttttcattcatttgtttatgaTTAGGTGTCGTTttgttgatcatttttattttactcatcAAATTCAGAAGCTCACATTTTGCGTTTATTTTCActtgatatttaatttttattttgtgttgctacctgtgtgtgtgcacatctcAGCGGTTTGTTGGGCACAAGCTGAGTCAGGCCCGTGTCATGCCATGCTGGAGCGCTGGTACTTCGTGCCTGACAAGGGCAGCTGTGCTCCCTTCTTGTTTGGGGGCTGTGGGGGCAACAGGAATAACTTTGAGTCGGAGGAGTACTGCCTAGCTGTCTGCAGCAGCTCGTGTAAGTCCCAGGACGGAGCCGTCTAAAGCCTGAAGTGTCCACCCCTTAATAAGCCTGATTCCTGTCCTCAGGCTGCTGCAGactgtctttctgtctcattccaacactctgtctctccttttcttGTGTCTAATGGCTCTTAACCATTCAGAGCACTGACAAGTGGATTCGGTTGCTCGTTATCTAGTCTTATAGGATTACTTTCTTAGCAAGATAAAAACGTATCTTTAATtagaagagagaggaaacaaagagaaacagtgaaGGCCATGAACCCTTCCATTTCCCTGGAATAACATATTTTTGTACCTTtcacaaaaagcaaagaaaggGACTTCAATTTTGTGGTAAAGATAAAGCATcctacattttttattgtcaacaaatctcatgaaaagaagATGTATGGGTTTCAGCCCCAAGCCCGTTCTTTTGTCCTGAAGacttaaatttttaaaaatgcacaaatataTACTGCAGATAGACTGTAGAAAAGTAATTTCCTGAAATAGGTGGGCACTGTATTTTTTTAGCAAGTGTTACTCAAAACAGGAGTACAGAGggcatttgttggggactattttcagcagcggattaatacacatttggctCTTGAGTTAGTATTTGGATGATGAATATGGGAttgattcaaaataaactacaacgCCCATGTTTATTGCAATGAAGCAActtgtcacccagtgcaacagtgtggctcattcaTGTGTTCTTAATAGTTTTTGCACAACaagctctatggcacagagcaGGGTACTTTTTTGTCCATCAGCCAGATGGCTAATGAATGTTTAaatttaccagccactcaatagatgaccattgtttttttggctggtgagtgaagcaaattgACCAaacacttgcatattttaccaggcATTTGGCTGGTCGCTGGTGATAATTTTGTACtctggcacagaggaataaagtatatcaggctttgactACACAGACCATACTTGTTAATTGGATCAATTCATcattgattttggtcttttcatgggatttgtgggctataagaaaaatatgagtCGAAAGACAGTAATTATACTCACATCAAGGCTAGTAGAAAGCAGCaccaatgaaaaatgaatgccTGCACACTTACTACAAGCCACAAAATTTCATCAAGACAACATTTCGATCCTACTCGGATCTTCGTCATGGTCAAAAAGTGTGCAAGCGGTACTTTTTTCAATAAGAAAATTATTATtgccagctttatcctttaaattgCCATTTTACACTGACACAGTCTGTAGTTTGGCCAATGATGTTTGAACTTAGtaataaaagtgaaatgaaagtaAGCAGATGAAGTAACTGTTCATCACATAAACGACTCACTTCCacttcattcattttctcatttcatcatttactgACCAGTAACACTAACTGACGCATACTTATTACAGCATGTGGACGAGGCAGCGTAAATACTGAATCTTGAATGTCAAGAGTGCTTCTGCACATGTGTTTGCATGCCTTGCACTGTTGTATGCAGTAGTAGGGTCTTGTATCTGATGCTGCAGCTCTGTAGTTGTCTGACCTGGCAGTAAAGATGCCTCAACCAGCTGAGTGTTGCAGCCATTTGCTGTTTCCACCAAGTGAAGTGAACCACCACACTCTTCAGTGGTGCAGCGTCTGCCCTGATCCTGACTCAGCATTTTTCATCTTATCTCAGGACAGATATATGCACACACCTGTACTGGGAAACTAATCACCTTTTGTCATCTGAGAACCTGTGTGTCCTTtatatgtgtatttaaaaacaattttctgtATGTGCCTAACCTTTTATATGTGAT contains:
- the si:dkey-192g7.3 gene encoding uncharacterized protein si:dkey-192g7.3 isoform X3 yields the protein MRTFLVLLMVLIASGEEEKTINGILEDSVLLPCSCPNRNSNKVFKWQMEKPPKTTLVFQYDEITRNSLNRYEGRIQTFVAENRENCSILLTNITEDDQGKYKCIFYIEEEYNRYIVNLNLSGKSHQRQSKQTSNPPTGSVSSMTHWKSIPVVVTLGFSLISEIFI
- the si:dkey-192g7.3 gene encoding uncharacterized protein si:dkey-192g7.3 isoform X2 — translated: MRNQHILQEIAEPSECNMRTFLVLLMVLIASGEEEKTINGILEDSVLLPCSCPNRNSNKVFKWQMEKPPKTTLVFQYDEITRNSLNRYEGRIQTFVAENRENCSILLTNITEDDQGKYKCIFYIEEEYNRYIVNLNLSGKSHQRQSKQTSNPPTGSVSSMTHWKSIPVVVTLGFSLISEIFI
- the si:dkey-192g7.3 gene encoding uncharacterized protein si:dkey-192g7.3 isoform X1, whose product is MCLDGGGGVGSVGGGGGGMGGRLRPRRHVISSHKLSWFSSESGCGKVHTENEKPGEEEKTINGILEDSVLLPCSCPNRNSNKVFKWQMEKPPKTTLVFQYDEITRNSLNRYEGRIQTFVAENRENCSILLTNITEDDQGKYKCIFYIEEEYNRYIVNLNLSGKSHQRQSKQTSNPPTGSVSSMTHWKSIPVVVTLGFSLISEIFI